Genomic window (Kosakonia sp. BYX6):
ACAGTCAGTTCGCCCACGATCGACAAACTGGTGTGCTGAAGCAAATCGTAAACGTCGTTAATCGCCCCGGAACTGGTGTTTTCCAGCGGCACGACGGCGTAATCGGCCAGCCCTGTTTCCACCTGATTAAAAATGTCATGGAATTTCGGGCAGCCGCTCTCGATAAATTGCTCAAAATGGCGTGCGGCATACTGACGGGCCGCCAGATGTGAATAGGAACCTTTTGGGCCGAGGAAGGCGATGCGCGCAGAGTGAGGATTGGTTTTGTTCAGATGCTGCTGGAGCAGGGCTTGCTGGGTAAGGACGGAATCTTCAATGATGAGCTGAAACAGGCGGGTAATGTAATGCGCATCCAGATGATGTGCTTTGCCCAGCTGAATCAGGTTCTCCAGCAAATCGCGTTCGCGATCGATATCGCGCACTGGACGGTGGGAATCCAGCTTGGCTTTGCCTACTTCAACGGAAAGCTGGCGCCGCTCGGCCAGCAGCGTCAGCAACTGTTCGTCCAGTGCACTGATCTTTACGCGTAAATCCAGTAAGGGGTTTTCAGCCGTCATGTTGTTGCCTTTCATTGTTATCAATAAAAAAGCCTCCCGGAGTGGGAGGCCTTATTGTTCGTCTTCGCATTCTTTATCTCAAAACGAATCGCCTCCCTAATTGGGGAAGGTAAAAAAGAATGCGAAGAAAAACGGGACAAGTTTCATGGAATTTTCCTGTGAGTGACCGAAGTACAGTACCTGCACTGTTTTCGCTCTGTCAATAAAAAACGCGCCCGAAGGCGCGTTGGGATTGGACTCAATGTAGAGACTACTCTTCTTCTTCAACGAAGCTTGTGTCTTTCACTGATGTTGCGGCGCGACGTGCTTCACCTTTGTGCTGCACTTTATTGAGCTGCCGTTCCAGCTTGTTAATCAAATCATTGATTGCTATGTACATATCGTCATGTTTTGCGCTAGCGACCAGATGTCCGTTCGGCGTGTTAATCGTCGCATCAGCGATAAAGCCCTGAGGGTCTTTTGAGAGGATGATATGCGGGTTAATCAGTTGAGTTTGCCATTTATCCAGTTTGGCGAGACGGTCTGCGACATGCTGGCGGATTGCCGGAGTAATTTCCATTTGTTTACTGGTAATGTTCATTGTCATAAATTTTACCTCTTGTCTTTCCGTCTAAGTAATTTCAGCATACCGTGCCTAATGTCAAAATGCGTGATTTAAATCACATTTTTTTGTCACTTTTTGTCAAAGAAAAGGTTTTGTGAGGCAGGACAGGAAGAGGGGAAATATACCTTGTCGAAGTCGACATTAGCGGTCATAGTTGTCTGGATGTATTGCGGCTAAACCGGTTCAGCCAGCGATGCGATGGATAAAAAAACGGCAGCCCTGAGGCTGCCGTTTTGCATTTCATCGAACTTAAGAATCGCGGTTGTTGGCGGCGATAATTTTCGCCACTTTGTCGGCCTGCGTATTCATTTGCAGTTCGCGGTAGGCTCTTTCCATCAGCGGTAGCGCATCATGCGTTGCTTTGGTATCCGGGAAGTCGCGCAGCATGCCTTCGACACGATTGGTCACCGCAACCCACGCACCACGTGCGGTATAGTATTCCGCAACCGAATATTCGTACTTGGACAGACGATCTTTCAGGTACACCAGACGTTTGCTGGCATCGGTCACGTACTGGCTTTGCGGATAACCGCGCACCAGTTTGGAGAAATCGTTGAATGCGTCACGCGCATGCGCCGGATCGCGATCGCTACGATCTACGCCAAAGAAGCCCTGCAACGCGCTGTCATCCAGCGCCATATTGGTCAGCCCACGCATATACATCACATAATCAATGTTCGGATGGGTCGGGTTCAGGCGGATGAAGCGGTCAATTGCGGCTTGCGCCAGCGGAAGATCGGCATTTTTGTAGTAAGCGTAAATCAGATCCAACTGCACTTGCTGTGAGTAAGGACCAAACGGATAACGATTATCCAGTGCTTCCAGTTGCGTTATTGCCGCCTTCCAGTTACCGTCTTGCAGCTTTTGCTGGGCAGTCGCGTAGATTTCATTTGGTGGATTATCAGGCACCTCTTCCTTTGAACCAGAGCAACCTGCCAAAGCCAGACTCAACGTGGCGGCTGCCACCAGATATTTCAAGCGCGTCATAACGTTTAGACTTTCCTCAGAATGTTCATGCGGGAGATTCTTTATTCCTGCTCCCGACTAAGACCAGCTACAATAGCACACTATATTAAACGGCGAAGCCGTAAAACCCAACGTTAACGAAGAAGCTGTATATGGCACAACTGGTACAACTCACCGCAACGGTATCCGAAAATCAACTCGGTCAACGCTTAGATCAGGCTTTGGCCGAATTGTTCCCGGATTATTCACGTTCGCGCATAAAAGAATGGATTCTCGACCAGCGCGTGCTGGTCAACGGCGTTGTCAGCGACAAGCCAAAAGAGAAAGTGTTGGGTGGAGAACGCATTGCTATCAATGCGGAGATTGAAGAAGAAGCACGCTTTGAGCCGCAAGATATTCCGCTGAACATCGTCTATGAAGATGATGATATCCTCGTCATTAACAAGCCGCGCGACTTGGTTGTTCACCCCGGCGCAGGCAATCCTGATGGCACCATTCTTAACGCACTGCTGCATTATTATCCGCCGATCGTTGATGTTCCGCGTGCCGGTATCGTGCATCGTCTGGACAAAGACACCACCGGTTTGATGGTGGTGGCAAAAACGGTTCCGGCGCAAACGCGTCTGGTTGAATCTTTGCAGCTGCGCGAAATCACCCGTGAATATGAAGCGGTAGCAATTGGTCATATGACCGCTGGCGGTACTGTTGAAGAGCCTATCAGCCGCCATCCGACTAAACGCACGCATATGTCGGTGCACCCGATGGGTAAACCTGCGGTAACGCATTACCGCATCATGGAACATTTCCGCATACATACCCGTCTGCGTTTGCGTCTGGAAACGGGGCGTACGCATCAAATCCGCGTTCATATGGCGCATATCACCCACCCGCTGGTGGGCGATCAGCTTTATGGTGGCCGTCCTCGCCCGCCGAAAGGCGCTTCGGACGCGTTCATCGACGCGCTGCGTAAGTTTGACCGCCAGGCGCTACACGCAA
Coding sequences:
- the rluD gene encoding 23S rRNA pseudouridine(1911/1915/1917) synthase RluD; protein product: MAQLVQLTATVSENQLGQRLDQALAELFPDYSRSRIKEWILDQRVLVNGVVSDKPKEKVLGGERIAINAEIEEEARFEPQDIPLNIVYEDDDILVINKPRDLVVHPGAGNPDGTILNALLHYYPPIVDVPRAGIVHRLDKDTTGLMVVAKTVPAQTRLVESLQLREITREYEAVAIGHMTAGGTVEEPISRHPTKRTHMSVHPMGKPAVTHYRIMEHFRIHTRLRLRLETGRTHQIRVHMAHITHPLVGDQLYGGRPRPPKGASDAFIDALRKFDRQALHATMLRLYHPISGIEMEWHAPIPQDMVDLIDAMRADFEIHKDDVAWL
- the pheL gene encoding pheA operon leader peptide PheL, coding for MKLVPFFFAFFFTFPN
- the raiA gene encoding ribosome-associated translation inhibitor RaiA, encoding MTMNITSKQMEITPAIRQHVADRLAKLDKWQTQLINPHIILSKDPQGFIADATINTPNGHLVASAKHDDMYIAINDLINKLERQLNKVQHKGEARRAATSVKDTSFVEEEE
- the bamD gene encoding outer membrane protein assembly factor BamD is translated as MTRLKYLVAAATLSLALAGCSGSKEEVPDNPPNEIYATAQQKLQDGNWKAAITQLEALDNRYPFGPYSQQVQLDLIYAYYKNADLPLAQAAIDRFIRLNPTHPNIDYVMYMRGLTNMALDDSALQGFFGVDRSDRDPAHARDAFNDFSKLVRGYPQSQYVTDASKRLVYLKDRLSKYEYSVAEYYTARGAWVAVTNRVEGMLRDFPDTKATHDALPLMERAYRELQMNTQADKVAKIIAANNRDS